The following are encoded together in the Candidatus Methylomirabilota bacterium genome:
- the pyrR gene encoding bifunctional pyr operon transcriptional regulator/uracil phosphoribosyltransferase PyrR, with protein sequence MTAPKQKAEVLDQAGLDRALTRIAHEIVEQAGGADLALVGIKTRGETLAGRIAEKIAGIEGKRPAVGALDITLYRDDLGSRTEQPQVRSTEIPFPLKNLTVVLVDDVLFTGRTIRAAMDALMDLGRPRVIRLAVLVDRGHRELPIRPDYVGKNLPTSRKETVAVMLREHDGQDRVVIQEPTEE encoded by the coding sequence ATGACCGCCCCGAAGCAGAAGGCGGAGGTGCTGGACCAGGCGGGGCTCGACCGGGCGCTGACGCGCATCGCGCATGAGATCGTCGAGCAGGCGGGCGGCGCCGACCTGGCGCTGGTCGGCATCAAGACGCGCGGCGAGACGCTCGCCGGGCGCATCGCCGAAAAGATCGCCGGGATCGAGGGTAAGCGCCCCGCGGTGGGCGCGCTCGACATCACGCTTTACCGTGACGATCTCGGCAGCCGCACAGAGCAGCCCCAGGTCCGGAGCACCGAGATCCCCTTCCCGCTCAAGAACCTGACGGTCGTCCTCGTGGACGACGTCCTGTTCACCGGCCGGACGATCCGGGCGGCCATGGACGCGCTCATGGACCTGGGCCGCCCGCGCGTAATCCGGCTGGCCGTCCTGGTCGACCGGGGTCACCGCGAGCTGCCCATCCGTCCCGACTACGTCGGCAAGAACCTGCCCACGAGCCGCAAGGAAACCGTCGCCGTCATGCTCCGCGAGCACGACGGCCAGGACCGCGTCGTCATTCAAGAGCCCACAGAGGAGTAG